The nucleotide window ATATACTAGAACATAGGCTTCTGTGGCGAGAACATTGTAGACATTGTTATCACTGATGTGCGGCAGGTTGAGCATCAAACTCACAATGAAGCTGGTAGTTTTGCTGTGATTTAACCCACACGTATGGTATACAGTTGTCAGATTGTGTGTTAGTTTGCTGGTATATGTCTATGTATTTAAGCATTTGTCATATACGtgtacatttattttttagtaACAACATGTTGTACCCCAAAgaagacaaacaaaacaagattCTCTTGTACTCTGTAAGTatgcaacaagtttttagatttttgttTGACGACGTTCAGTGCCATGTTTCCATATAGGTGCCCAAAAATAATGTTTGTCAACAGAATATAGAAAATTAACCATAGTTACAGAGAATGCAATATTTATCTTTGAAAATGcttaatatatatacatatatatatatttaaatttgtatttaaCATGCTGCAGCGAATTCAGAATTTCACAGGTTTTATCACAGAATGGTTTTCCTCCATCCAAGCTAACATATGTTGCATTGGTTTAGTGCCGGAACTGTGATTTCCAAATGGAGGCGGACAACATGTGCATCTATGTGAATAAGATTGTGCATGAAGTGGACGAGCTGACTCAGATTATAGCCGATGTTGCCCAGGATCCCACGCTCCCGAGAACGAAAGATCACTCGTGCCCCATGTAAGTTGATGCCCCATGTATACCGGGTGCGGTAATTCCTCAGCTCTGCCCGACTCaccattgtttttatttactgcTCAATCGAATAAGTTTTTTAATTGATCATAAATTGGTTGTTTTTGTGTTAGGTGCCACCACAAGGAGGCAGTATTTTTTCAGTCGCAATCGACGCGCGATGAAGAAGGAATGAGATTATATTTTGTCTGCACCAACCCGCAGTGTGGCCATCGATGGACGCAACTATGATTGGACGCCCACATGTTACCGGCTCAAGGCAGATGGGCCTAATGCATGTGACTTAGTGGTTCTTCATGATAGCCAGCCGGTGTTTTACAACTGTTTTTCTCTCTGCATTCACTTTGTCAAGATCTAGTATCAAGTTAACGCATGCGCGCGTGCAGACTTGTGTTACAATCTCgggaaataaacaaattgtaGCCCAGCTCAGGTCCAATTTGGCTGCTAGAAGAACTCCAGTTTACCTGTGCATGTAAAACTTGTACTTGTTACTCTTTGTTGAAACAGTTTGATGCAGTTATCGTTATGGTCACCACTTTTTCTAGTGTATGATACTTTTTATGCTGCCTAAACGAATTGCATGCTATATGTTAAGCTGTTTTGCTCAATTTTATGCCGCTAGCGTTACGATCCTTGACCCAGTCCATTGCTCATTTAAACTGGGTTTTGTCCATGTCCATGTCCACTTGTTTAAATCAGCTTGGTGCACAAGCACAAAATTACTCTGAAATTTGAATTGgtcttttgtgtttttcaggATGATAGAGAAGTTAATTAAAAAGTAGTGTGCTGTGTTGGAGCAACTATGCAGTCGTTTCTCGCTTCTCAAGCAATAATTTCAAGCCTCAGTGACGAGAACCTGATAGTTCAGGCAATTTTTAACGGAAATGCTGATGAAGTTCGTTCCTTAATTTACAAGAAAGAAGACGTGAATGTTTCGGATTCTGAGAGAAGAACTCCTCTGCATGCGGCGGCATTCCTTGGTGATGCTGAAATCATAGACTTGCTCATTCTGAGCGGAGCTCGCATCAACGCCAAGGATTCAAAATGGCTCACTCCACTACATCGAGCGTGTGCTTCGAAATCAGAAGACGCAGTCAATACCTTGTTGAAGCACCAGGCAGACGTTAACGCTCGTGATAAACTTTGGCAATCACCCCTTCATGTGGCTGCTGCTAACGATGCCGTGGCATGCGCTGAGCTTCTCATTCCTCAGCTAAGTAACCTGAATTTTTCAGACAGAGCCGGGCGCCAGGCACTACATCATGCTGCGTTCAGCGGCCACGTCAACATTGTCAATCTTTTAATAAGAAACGGCGCCAACATCCACGCTTACGATCGGCAGGAGAGAAGAGCTCTTCACTGGGCTGCGTACATGGGACACACAGAGATCATTAAAGCTCTTGTTGCTGGTGGAGCCGAGATAAATTGCCGAGACAAACGTTGTGGGGACACACCGATGCACGCTGCAGCAGCAGCCGGTCAAATATCAGCTGTCAAGATGTTTATAGATATGGGGTTTGATATAAACATGCAGAATAACCAGAAATGCACCCCCTTGCATTTGGCATGCTTCAATGGTCAAGATGTGATAGTTCACGAGCTGCTGGAGGCAGGAGCGGATGCCAATATCACGAATGATCAAGGTTGCACGTCGCTTCATCTGGCCGCTGCGTCATCTCATGGTGCTCTCTGCTTGGAATTGTTGGTTAACAGTGGTGCTGATGTCAACAGCCAGAACAACGCAGGAAAAACGCCTCTTCACATGACTGCGGTTCACGGTAGATTCACCCGATCTCAAACGTTGCTGCATAACGGAGCACGGGCAGATGCGGTAGATTACCATGGCAACAGCGCTTTGCACGTTGCTGCCAAGCATGGGCATGAATTGCTCATAACTACTTTGCTGGAAGCTGGGGCGGACCCTGCCAAGCACGGCTCAGGAGGAAAACTTGCAATCCACATCGCCGCTATCCGTGGCCACGTCAACTGCTGCAGGAAATTACTCAATGCTCACGCCTCGGAAGAAGCTGGGATCACTACAACCAATGTTGTGGCGATGTGTGATTCAGAAGGGAGGTCCTGCCTGCACTATGCCGCTTGTGGAGGTTCCCTCGAGTGCTTAGATGTGTTTCTGGCTTATGTCGATGCCGTGTCGACCATAACACAGCGTGATGCCGCTGGCCGCACTCCTTTGCATTATGCACTTAGTTCCGCTCGGCGAGAGTGCGCGAAACGATTGATAACCGGTGCTTTGAGGCGTGAAGATTTCAAGAAAGATCTGAATGACGCGGATAAAGATGGCAGGACTTTGCTACATCACGCATCTGCGACTGACGCCAACGGAGGCTGCGTGGAGCTGCTCCTGGAAAGAGATGTTAATGTGTTGGCAACTGACAACCAGGGCTATACAGCCTTGCACTATGCCGCTGTCTGTGGTCACGATACTGTGGTTAAGCAGCTCATTAATGCTGACAACAATATATTGAAGGAAACGCACGATGAAGAATCATCTCTCACGTCACCTCTTCACCTCGGTGCATACTACGGCCACATCAGTGTCGTCATTTATTTGGCGGAATATCTTTTAAACTTGGACATATACGACAGCGAAGGTCGAACACCACTGGAGCTCGCTGCTTATCAAGGTAACGCAGATTGTGTCCGTGCTTTGCAGATGCAAGGTGCGTGCGTTGCACAGCGAAATGTTAAGAACAAACGTACTGCTCTCCATGCCGCAGCCAGCCAAGGTCACACAAAATGCATGCAGCTTCTGGTTGAAGGAGCTCTGTTAGACCAATCTACAAATGATGGCGGTGATATCAGCAGATTCATCAATGCAAGGGATCTTGACAAATGCACCCCTCTTATGCTCAGTGTTACAAATGGGCACCTTGCAGCTGTTGATTTTCTTCTGTCGCGAAACGCATTTGTTTGGCCGGTTGACAAGTTTGGATGCACAGCCATCCATCGTGGTGCTGTGTCTGGCAATGAAGACATTGTCAGAAATCTGATACATCGTAGTCTGCAAGAACAATCTCCAAGTTCAAAGCACTCAAAAGATAATGACGGTGATTCAGAAACCACAGATCAGGTTATTGGCAATGCAGCTGCATCTGTGGTAGCAAGAAGCCACAACGGCCGTACCCCGCTGCATTTTGCTGCAATACGTGGTAATGCTAGCATGCTTGAAACACTGCTGCAAGTGGCAGCATCTGTAAATGTTATTGATCGGTATGGCTACACACCTCTTCATTACGCTTGCTACGAAGGTCACGAACCCTGCGTTGATTCTATATTATTGCACGATTCGTTTGTGAAGATGGAGGGGTACACGTTCAGTCCTCTTCACTGTGCTGTGTACAACGACAACGAAGCATGCGCTGATCGTTTGCTGGAAACACTCGGCGATGAAATTGTAAATTATAAAGATTCGAAAGGAAGAAGCCCACTCCATGCTTGTGTGCTAAATGATAACACGGATTGCGCCCATTTCCTCCTCTCCCATGGATCCGATCCTGATTCCACTGACAGCACTGGCCAGTCTCCTCTGATGCTCGCGTGTCGCATCGGGCATGAAGGTTGCACGGAAGTTTTATTGAAGGCGAAAGCCAACTGCTGTTTGGTCAACGTGGACAACAACAACGCCTTGCACCTCGCTTGCTTAAACGGCAATGAAACTTGTGCGCTTATCCTCCTCGATGTTGTCAGTGATTTATCGATCATTAACGCTCAGAATAACAACGGCCAGTCCGCGTTGCACATCGCGGCAAAGAAGGGGCTGACATCGGTGGCCATGCGGCTGCTAGAGAAGGGATCCAACGTTGACCTCGAGGACGCTGACGGTCTCTCTCCCGCCCTCGCGTGTGCCTCGAACACCAATGTGGCCGATTGTCTGGATATGATCATTGCGGTGATGCTCAGGGTTGCCTCTCTAGGCTCGGAGTCATTTGACCTTCAGTCGATTCGGTCGAGTTTGGAGTCGTGCAGAAAGCGAAGGAGCTCTCTTGCTGCCCTCAAACGTCATTCTACAATGGGAAGTGTCTTTAAACAGGATTTGTCCGACGATTCTTCTGCATTTGTGGACGGGGAAAATACAAAAGCAGGAGACGACGTCACAATGGCAGGCGAAGACAGTGACTCGGAAACCTATTAATTTGCGGacgtgtttgatttttttgaaattgctttGTTAACATCTCGACATACTTGTGACATTTTATTCTGCTAATTCTGACAATACTGCTTATTACAAAGCATATTTATTAGGTGGAGCTTATGTAGTAATCTCTTTTCATATCGTTATAAATGCATGATATATACGAGCAATGCAAGTGTATATTTAACAAATAGGATAATTGGCCACTCATGATGGTGGCACGTGCAAGATACCTGGTTTAAGAAATCTTTAATATTAGCTTGGTTTGTGGCGTCTTGCCTTGACTTTGTGATCAAATCTAAGTATTAAAGTGTTCCTTGTCAACTTTATACgaacaaaaaaacacaaaagaagTTAGTTGTTGTGCTTTTTGTGTTCTTGCCTCATCGAATTTCATTCTATCTTGCCGGTCTATGGCatatgttttgcttttataatttagaaaattgtagtttaattttaaatatactTTTTGATATCTAGGATGCCTTTTGGCCAATTGTTTCCAAATTAagacaaagttttgtttttattcctCGACTgaggcaaaattttatttatgattAAGCTTCCTTATAAAGTGATTTATGTTTGCGTTATGTACTTGCTTGTTAATTTGCGTTATTGCACAAACTCTACAACATGTCGTATTGTTGCACCAAAATTTGAACTCAGATGTTAAAGGTCCACGTCTATTGGTACAACTAACTCAGTAATTTGCCTGTGTTTACGATCTTTATCGAACAtgattgtttgaaaatttcttgCGACTAGTGGTGATTTGTTGTTTGCTTCTTGGTTTTGCGACGAACAATTTGTGTCTTTTTTCATCAAGTCATCCACCTTCTAATCGAGCTTTATTCATCCTACCGTTGATACTGTGGGCTTAATTAGAGCGTTGTACACCCGTAAGATCTGTTTCCCCGTTGTGTTGTGTGCGTCAATACCACCCATCACAACTCGCATCATGGTGAAAAGTTCCGTTCAATTGCTGTGTTTCGCTCGtattttgaaacttattttcgTTGCCAGGTGTAGGTTGCTCTGTGTAGTTGTAGTATGTCTCACTACTGTGGTAACATGAGCTCATCAGAATCTGAGGGGGAGGAGTTAGATGATGAAGATCGTTCTTCATCGTCTGATTTGTCATCAGGGCTAGATGATGAAGGAAATCGAGGAGGGAAAAGAAAGCGCGAAAGTAgtaactttgttgttttatcaaGCAAGCTGTATAAATTATCCCACAATCTTATACAAACTGTACTTACTATAATTGACTTAGAAATCGTTTGTAttctgtttatttgttttaatattttgtttattgtaatcACTCGtaacttcaatataatttttggacagttttaattttaaaaaggtttttcttGCTCTGTTTTCCTTAGATTCAAGCTATTTTATCGAGAGTAATGAATTGGatgaaaacacaaatttacCAGGCAATGAACCAGCCATGAAGCAAAAGAGAAGTATGAATCATCTCTCAACTAATCAgagtattttgttttacaagATTTCCAGAAATGGTTTTTAATCCTTTTACCACTGTTTGTGCTTGTGGAaccaaaacatcaaaaatacTTAATTTTATTAGAAATTAATTGGCAACGAAGTGGCGATGAGTCGTCAGATGGAGCAATCCCCAGGCATCAAGGCATGGAAGACATGAAGAAGCTGGTAAGTAGGAAATTATacttttaaatcaaaccatCAATCATGAAGCTTCAGTGCACGCAACATGATCATGATCAATGCGTTTAAATAAAGTTGTTATCGATCGCACATATCGGGCGGGGAATTAAGTTCCTAGATACCgtgataaattttgtttctgtgtAGGGGAATTACAGCGACAAGGCGGGGAaaatgatgatgaaaatgGGCTACAAACCCGGCTCTGGGCTCGGCCGAGATGCCCAGGGTCGGGTTGACATCGTGCCGGCGTCAAAGCAGAGAGCAAGACGTGGCCTGGGGCTGAAGATTCAGGTTTGCTTTggataaattgttttttggtCGCTCATTTTTTTCAGCTATTTTCGCTCCAAGATTTTATAAGCTTTGTAACAACAATAACATTGGACCACTAGGAACTGTCGTTTTTCCTACCATGTGTGTTCGCGGGCTGTGAAgttattttaataactttctgtgtttttatttcaccaATAGAAGTGTCATGCACACATTTTATGACTGGAATGATGTCCAGAAACTCCATGACTTTTATTAACATTTAGACGTTTAGATTTAGTGTTAAGTATAAACTGATTGCAAACATGTGTGCTATTCTATCTCGGCCAACATGAAAGCAGCCACGTAACCAGTGGCAACCAATTTATCGCAGGCGTTGGACAAAGAAGTTGTCGTGGATTGGGAGGATGAGAGACCTCCGAGCTCAAACGAAGCCGTTGATTGGATGCCAGAGTATCGGAGATTGATGCCGGATGCAGACGAGATGGCCGGGTGGGAGACACACGGGAAGGTGAGTCGACGGTCTCATCTCTGTGAACATCCTTTGATTGAGTCTGATTTGTTTGCTGATGCTTCAGAGAAAGGAGACCATCGACGATGAAACATTATTCTGCGAACAGGATATTCTCACCACCATGCTCTCTTGCAAGGCAAGTCATAAGTTGTAGCCGTGTATTATCATTTTCCTCTAAGCCCTGCCCTGCTTTCAGCTGGTTGCGGTTGTAGTCAGAGTTGCACTTTCTGTCAGTTTTGTGTGAACTTCATGCCCAGCTCTGTGTTACTTCTTCATCTTGTTGTAGTCGGTGTTTGATGATTTGGAAGGAGGAGAGATGCGGAACGCCCGGATGCGATCGAATCCATACGAGACCATCAGGGGGGGAATTTTCCTAAACAGAGCAGCGATGAAGATGGCGAACATGGATTGTTGCCTAGATTACATGTTCACTTCCCCAAAAGTAATCAAATCACCTTCAACGAGGCACTTTCGCTTTTGCCATAAAAGTCTTTGTAGAAAACTCATTCTGTCTAACCTCATCCTAGGGTGTGTCCAGCAACGAACTGCTTTACTTTGCCGATATTTGCGCTGGGCCTGGAGGTTTCTCGGAGTATGTCCTCTGGAGGAGAAAATGGAAAACAAAAGGATTTGGTTTCACTTTAAAAGGAGGAAACGATTTTAAGCTCGagaaattttttgcttcatcGCCAGAGCTATTTGAGCCTCATTACGGTGAGTTCCTTGAATAAATCCTCTTCAACTTTCCtggcattttatttttcgccaacATGGACAtcacattttcttgtttttattttgtaggaGTGGGAGGCGCAGATGGGGACGGGGACATAATGAAAAGCGAGAACTTGGAGGAATTCCAGAATTTTGTCCTGGACAACACAAACGAACAAGGTGTTCATTTTGTGATGGCCGACGGGGTAAGTGAAATTTCACCTGCTTCCACACCGTCTCACCCGCTAcattcaatattttttctcaTCTAGGGTTTTTCTGTCGAAGGCCGCGAGAATATACAGGAAATTCTTACAAAACAACTTCTGCTCTGCCAGTTCCTATGCGCTCTTTCAATCATTAGAACAGACGGCAGCTTCGTTTGCAAAACCTTTGATTTATTCACTGAGTTCTCGGTCGGTTTGGTTTATCTCCTCAGGATTGCATTCAAGagaatttcaattttcaaaccAGTGACGAGCAGACCAGCTAACTCTGAAAGGTTGGAAGCTCATTAACGTAGACTTTTAGAAAACTTAAAGTCATAACTGATCCTAAAACACCTGTATAGTCATATCCATGTTTTTAAGGATTTAACTTTGGCGACTGCTGAGAGGTTTTTAAGAGTCCGCGACTTTTAAAGACTAACTGCCCAATTTCTGCTGTAGTCGCAGaagcataaattttaattgactGTTGGAGAAATTTAAGAGACTGTTTCGTTTCTCAAAAACACCTTAAGAAACACAGGTCATGTCAAAATCACCTACTTTTGatttcttcaaatattttataagcTCCCTCCAGTTTCAAGTTACCAAGCATTCACTGTAACACAAAAGTAGTTTGACGAAATATCACAATACGTtggttttcatttatttaataATACCTAAATTTATGTAACCTAATTTTATCTAATTTTAACTAGTCTAATTTTTTCTACGATTTTCTATGAGTTTCTGTCACTGTGGCGTTTTATACTATTTGCCACTTGACGGTATTTGcattgtgttttattgttgCCACATTTTCGTCCAATCACAATCCGCTGTATCTTAAATATCCAAGGTATGTGGTCTGTGAAGGATATCGTGACAGTGACAGGCAAATATTTGCTTACCTCATGGAAATCAACGATTCGATCAACGAGTTTAAGAGCAGTAATCCGGGCAAAGACGTGAAGTCTGTTGTGCCACTAGATGTCCTCCTTGATGATACTGAATTTTTCAACTATGTGAAGTCTTCGAATGAGAGGTCGGCTACGAAATGACATGTTCATGAAATATGAATGTGgagaaaaattgttaaaatttacttttgttttgacACAGAATTGCTGCGGAACAGAGCAAGGCCCTGGCAAAACTTCATGCTTATGCAAAAGACAGGTGAGTGTTATTTCATATTGCTCATATGAGCATTTATGTTGATTCATGGTATGATGTTTATGTTGAGTGGCCAATTATCACGTTAAAGTTGTGATACCTTTCTCACACAGAAATCTTGTTGAGCTTCGTCAAACTGAAACAAGGTTGGAATGTTTGAAGCGTTGGGAAATCCCGGACCAGGTCAGGGTTGCTCCAACCCGAGGTGACCCCggagaaaagtttaaaactttgaCTGGGGTCAATGACCCAGGTCAACTTGTGACAGAGTGTGATGGCCTGACCTCGAGTAACCTTTCCCAGCTTGATAGAGTCTACGACTATCGCTGTTACATCTCCGGTGCCAGAAGTGGTCTCATCCTATGCATGGGGGAAAGTATTCTGTTTATTATTTGGATATTTAAATGGTAGATAATTAATTTGTATTTAGATAATTTGGAAATGCCGGTtagtatatttttgtttccatCTTAGAAATGTGGGGCTAAAATCACAGAGCAGagatatttttaagttttaacgtaaacaaataacatttaagtGATATGATGTGTCCCTTTAGTAAAAAATTGACTGACTTTGTGTCCATAATTTAAGATTAAGTGAAAAAATCCGTTTCAAAACACTTCGATGGTTCTTCAACAATTTGTGCTTCTATTTGAAAACatcttcaaaatcattttcaaatcaTCTCCGATTTTGCGCGCAGGGCGCTCATATTTTCTTCTGGAACGCCCGTTTCAAGAAATGGTCTCGTTTGAGTCAAGTTAACTGCAGACTGCCACGCGACAGCGTACTCGAAGTGGAGATTGTGCAAGAATTGAAGGGCGAGGTATGTCGGCATCAGGAATGTTGTCGCATCTTGTAAGAAACCAATTTCAAGTGTTGTGGGTTAATTTTGCAATTACGATACATCGTGGGTAAAGTCTTAGACACCGGTCTGATATCGCACGTCACACAGGGCAGAGGACAACACCGGGTGTGCTCGCTCCACGTCGTTGATGCTTTGGTGCTTATCGGTGACAATATCATGCAGAGGAACTTCACTGAAAGGTTTGGGCTGCCATTGTTTTACGTTTCAccaacttttattaaatcgTCATCTTCAGATCAATAATCTGGGAAAATTGACAGAAAGCAAAGAAAGCGCATTCACAAACTATCGAGTTTCATTAATAACCAATTTATGTCGTATATGCAGAGTAGAGT belongs to Clavelina lepadiformis chromosome 6, kaClaLepa1.1, whole genome shotgun sequence and includes:
- the LOC143462839 gene encoding DNA-directed RNA polymerase II subunit RPB9-like isoform X1, which produces MDIASEGPGFVGIKFCQECNNMLYPKEDKQNKILLYSCRNCDFQMEADNMCIYVNKIVHEVDELTQIIADVAQDPTLPRTKDHSCPMCHHKEAVFFQSQSTRDEEGMRLYFVCTNPQCGHRWTQL
- the LOC143462839 gene encoding DNA-directed RNA polymerase II subunit RPB9-like isoform X2 produces the protein MLYPKEDKQNKILLYSCRNCDFQMEADNMCIYVNKIVHEVDELTQIIADVAQDPTLPRTKDHSCPMCHHKEAVFFQSQSTRDEEGMRLYFVCTNPQCGHRWTQL
- the LOC143462767 gene encoding serine/threonine-protein phosphatase 6 regulatory ankyrin repeat subunit C-like produces the protein MQSFLASQAIISSLSDENLIVQAIFNGNADEVRSLIYKKEDVNVSDSERRTPLHAAAFLGDAEIIDLLILSGARINAKDSKWLTPLHRACASKSEDAVNTLLKHQADVNARDKLWQSPLHVAAANDAVACAELLIPQLSNLNFSDRAGRQALHHAAFSGHVNIVNLLIRNGANIHAYDRQERRALHWAAYMGHTEIIKALVAGGAEINCRDKRCGDTPMHAAAAAGQISAVKMFIDMGFDINMQNNQKCTPLHLACFNGQDVIVHELLEAGADANITNDQGCTSLHLAAASSHGALCLELLVNSGADVNSQNNAGKTPLHMTAVHGRFTRSQTLLHNGARADAVDYHGNSALHVAAKHGHELLITTLLEAGADPAKHGSGGKLAIHIAAIRGHVNCCRKLLNAHASEEAGITTTNVVAMCDSEGRSCLHYAACGGSLECLDVFLAYVDAVSTITQRDAAGRTPLHYALSSARRECAKRLITGALRREDFKKDLNDADKDGRTLLHHASATDANGGCVELLLERDVNVLATDNQGYTALHYAAVCGHDTVVKQLINADNNILKETHDEESSLTSPLHLGAYYGHISVVIYLAEYLLNLDIYDSEGRTPLELAAYQGNADCVRALQMQGACVAQRNVKNKRTALHAAASQGHTKCMQLLVEGALLDQSTNDGGDISRFINARDLDKCTPLMLSVTNGHLAAVDFLLSRNAFVWPVDKFGCTAIHRGAVSGNEDIVRNLIHRSLQEQSPSSKHSKDNDGDSETTDQVIGNAAASVVARSHNGRTPLHFAAIRGNASMLETLLQVAASVNVIDRYGYTPLHYACYEGHEPCVDSILLHDSFVKMEGYTFSPLHCAVYNDNEACADRLLETLGDEIVNYKDSKGRSPLHACVLNDNTDCAHFLLSHGSDPDSTDSTGQSPLMLACRIGHEGCTEVLLKAKANCCLVNVDNNNALHLACLNGNETCALILLDVVSDLSIINAQNNNGQSALHIAAKKGLTSVAMRLLEKGSNVDLEDADGLSPALACASNTNVADCLDMIIAVMLRVASLGSESFDLQSIRSSLESCRKRRSSLAALKRHSTMGSVFKQDLSDDSSAFVDGENTKAGDDVTMAGEDSDSETY
- the LOC143462774 gene encoding cap-specific mRNA (nucleoside-2'-O-)-methyltransferase 1-like isoform X1: MSHYCGNMSSSESEGEELDDEDRSSSSDLSSGLDDEGNRGGKRKRENSSYFIESNELDENTNLPGNEPAMKQKRSMNHLSTNQKINWQRSGDESSDGAIPRHQGMEDMKKLGNYSDKAGKMMMKMGYKPGSGLGRDAQGRVDIVPASKQRARRGLGLKIQALDKEVVVDWEDERPPSSNEAVDWMPEYRRLMPDADEMAGWETHGKRKETIDDETLFCEQDILTTMLSCKSVFDDLEGGEMRNARMRSNPYETIRGGIFLNRAAMKMANMDCCLDYMFTSPKGVSSNELLYFADICAGPGGFSEYVLWRRKWKTKGFGFTLKGGNDFKLEKFFASSPELFEPHYGVGGADGDGDIMKSENLEEFQNFVLDNTNEQGVHFVMADGGFSVEGRENIQEILTKQLLLCQFLCALSIIRTDGSFVCKTFDLFTEFSVGLVYLLRIAFKRISIFKPVTSRPANSERYVVCEGYRDSDRQIFAYLMEINDSINEFKSSNPGKDVKSVVPLDVLLDDTEFFNYVKSSNERIAAEQSKALAKLHAYAKDRNLVELRQTETRLECLKRWEIPDQVRVAPTRGDPGEKFKTLTGVNDPGQLVTECDGLTSSNLSQLDRVYDYRCYISGARSGLILCMGGAHIFFWNARFKKWSRLSQVNCRLPRDSVLEVEIVQELKGEGRGQHRVCSLHVVDALVLIGDNIMQRNFTERLQMASMFVQATNKSTCPQFNVVRVKDIFRLEEIEQLFNKISMKRIKGGGVVPRPCHVIANTEHCYPPTGLVFVKFTKDPWSLAFSKSQKRKYFYNTVTQQSTYECPNDFNASYQLCARNRVYWQWSEHVKIHPAQERHRADLVSSNQMVDFVQARIHH
- the LOC143462774 gene encoding cap-specific mRNA (nucleoside-2'-O-)-methyltransferase 1-like isoform X2; the encoded protein is MSHYCGNMSSSESEGEELDDEDRSSSSDLSSGLDDEGNRGGKRKRENSSYFIESNELDENTNLPGNEPAMKQKRKINWQRSGDESSDGAIPRHQGMEDMKKLGNYSDKAGKMMMKMGYKPGSGLGRDAQGRVDIVPASKQRARRGLGLKIQALDKEVVVDWEDERPPSSNEAVDWMPEYRRLMPDADEMAGWETHGKRKETIDDETLFCEQDILTTMLSCKSVFDDLEGGEMRNARMRSNPYETIRGGIFLNRAAMKMANMDCCLDYMFTSPKGVSSNELLYFADICAGPGGFSEYVLWRRKWKTKGFGFTLKGGNDFKLEKFFASSPELFEPHYGVGGADGDGDIMKSENLEEFQNFVLDNTNEQGVHFVMADGGFSVEGRENIQEILTKQLLLCQFLCALSIIRTDGSFVCKTFDLFTEFSVGLVYLLRIAFKRISIFKPVTSRPANSERYVVCEGYRDSDRQIFAYLMEINDSINEFKSSNPGKDVKSVVPLDVLLDDTEFFNYVKSSNERIAAEQSKALAKLHAYAKDRNLVELRQTETRLECLKRWEIPDQVRVAPTRGDPGEKFKTLTGVNDPGQLVTECDGLTSSNLSQLDRVYDYRCYISGARSGLILCMGGAHIFFWNARFKKWSRLSQVNCRLPRDSVLEVEIVQELKGEGRGQHRVCSLHVVDALVLIGDNIMQRNFTERLQMASMFVQATNKSTCPQFNVVRVKDIFRLEEIEQLFNKISMKRIKGGGVVPRPCHVIANTEHCYPPTGLVFVKFTKDPWSLAFSKSQKRKYFYNTVTQQSTYECPNDFNASYQLCARNRVYWQWSEHVKIHPAQERHRADLVSSNQMVDFVQARIHH